The following proteins are co-located in the Nerophis ophidion isolate RoL-2023_Sa linkage group LG04, RoL_Noph_v1.0, whole genome shotgun sequence genome:
- the LOC133551214 gene encoding lysophosphatidic acid receptor 6-like, with protein sequence MTEESSSTQDPLLDLNMFNSTLKTLGATHTFMRCNKSDDFKYPLYSAVFSVVFIVGFFFNMVAVYIFGCTLKLRNETTTYMVNLVVSDSLFVLSLPFRIVYFIKREWMFGRVLCKISVALFYTNMYGSILFLTCISVDRFLAIVHPFRSQAIRTKRNAKLACLTVWVLVLSGSIPTGFLLDTTSLKNVNASSNYCFENYSNKQWQSKLSKVVVFIETVGFIIPLMVNAFCSVMVLQTLKKPQTISRGGSVNKAKILRMIVVHLLIFCFCFIPYNVNLIFYSLVRSNVLKGCDAEYVVRAIYPIALCIAVTNCCFDPVIYYFTSETIQSSIKRKSTVWHNGVKLLDRLQGDSRQNSPNSTPKNLALRSLKSQKFSGTYTTKFSENSSI encoded by the coding sequence ATGACTGAAGAGAGTTCTTCCACACAGGATCCCCTACTTGATCTAAACATGTTTAACAGCACCCTAAAGACGCTGGGTGCCACTCACACTTTTATGAGGTGCAACAAAAGTGATGACTTCAAGTACCCTCTGTACAGCGCAGTTTTCAGCGTGGTGTTTATAGTCGGATTTTTCTTCAACATGGTAGCCGTCTACATATTTGGGTGCACCTTGAAGTTGAGGAACGAGACCACGACGTACATGGTGAACCTCGTCGTTTCAGACTCTCTCTTTGTCCTCAGCCTGCCTTTTCGGATAGTCTACTTCATCAAGCGAGAATGGATGTTTGGGAGAGTGCTCTGCAAGATTTCCGTGGCACTTTTTTACACCAACATGTATGGCAGCATCCTCTTCCTAACCTGCATCAGCGTTGACCGCTTTCTGGCCATTGTGCACCCATTCCGATCCCAGGCCATAAGGACTAAGCGGAATGCCAAACTCGCATGTCTTACAGTGTGGGTGTTAGTTCTTTCTGGAAGTATACCCACCGGATTCCTTCTGGACACCACTTCACTCAAAAATGTCAACGCCTCTTCAAACTACTGCTTTGAAAACTACTCTAATAAGCAGTGGCAGTCTAAGCTGTCCAAAGTGGTGGTATTTATTGAGACAGTCGGCTTCATCATCCCGCTGATGGTCAATGCCTTCTGCTCGGTGATGGTTCTACAGACTTTGAAGAAACCCCAGACCATCAGCCGCGGCGGAAGCGTCAACAAAGCAAAAATTTTGAGGATGATCGTTGTGCATCTGCTCATCTTCTGCTTCTGTTTCATCCCCTACAACGTCAATCTCATATTTTACTCTCTGGTCCGCTCAAATGTTCTTAAGGGATGTGACGCGGAATACGTGGTTAGAGCCATCTACCCAATTGCACTGTGCATTGCTGTGACCAACTGCTGCTTTGATCCAGTGATTTACTACTTCACTTCAGAAACCATTCAGAGCTCCATCAAACGCAAGTCTACGGTGTGGCACAATGGCGTTAAGCTTCTAGACAGATTACAGGGCGACAGTCGGCAGAACAGCCCAAATTCAACACCAAAAAACCTGGCCTTGAGGTCTCTAAAATCTCAGAAGTTCTCAGGCACATATACTACAAAGTTTTCTGAAAACTCAAGCATCTGA